A genomic window from Peromyscus maniculatus bairdii isolate BWxNUB_F1_BW_parent chromosome 1, HU_Pman_BW_mat_3.1, whole genome shotgun sequence includes:
- the Knop1 gene encoding lysine-rich nucleolar protein 1 isoform X6, protein MVTKTQRVDLGPQLPEKKKKKKKKKKVAAEVTDPETQYSVLNSNDYFVDGSPPRATSPSNNVGEGQVSEMPLGKRKKKKKSPSAHLRERLESEATGAGRKKSPSPKRQVREQSTECLSGEKKKKRRKSLPQATSQCSGLKTSLDPKHAEKVSKAGKKSKKHRKEKKVLNTEAFPPQDPWLCEAGDALHPCSEWAEAGEQAALGQKRKQGRSREHSMKKKKKKSHQEGDILPVHSKLSMENGLKKGSKKSVRSEALDYIPIDSPKASGKKGKPKKKVDQPDGEGLAARRKKKKRKESEVKEDPGQEEEEESDTDLEVVLEKKGNMDEACIDQQKMASTAGGRVRRKALQEEIDRESGKTEASEPKKWTGTQFGQWDTAGFENEEQKLKFLKLMGGFKHLSPSFSRPPSMSSRSNMALDKKSSDTLQQNLQRDYDRAMSWKYNRGTGLGFSSEARKVFYIDRNASKSIKLQD, encoded by the exons ATGGTTACCAAGACTCAGAGAGTAGACCTGGGTCCCCAGCTcccagagaagaagaagaagaagaagaagaaaaagaaggtggCTGCAGAGGTCACAGATCCAGAGACTCAATACTCAGTCTTAAACAGTAATGATTATTTTGTTGATGGCTCTCCGCCAAGGGCCACGTCCCCCTCTAACAATGTGGGTGAAGGGCAGGTCTCTGAGATGCCACTGggcaagagaaagaagaaaaaaaagtcccctaGTGCTCACTTGAGGGAGCGCCTGGAGTCTGAGGCCACAGGAGCAGGACGGAAAAAGTCCCCCAGCCCTAAAAGGCAGGTCCGTGAGCAGTCAACAGAGTGCCTCagtggagagaagaaaaagaagaggaggaagtccTTACCACAGGCTACCTCCCAGTGCTCAGGGTTGAAGACCTCCCTAGACCCCAAGCATGCTGAGAAGGTAAGCAAAGCTGGTAAGAAGTCcaaaaaacacaggaaagaaaaaaaggttctGAACActgaagcctttcctccccaggacCCTTGGCTCTGTGAGGCTGGGGATGCTCTGCACCCATGCTCAGAGTGGGCAGAGGCCGGGGAGCAGGCAGCCTTGGGGCAGAAAAGGAAACAGGGGAGATCCAGAGAGCAcagcatgaagaagaaaaagaagaagagccaCCAAGAGGGAGACATCCTCCCAGTCCACTCCAAGCTCTCCATGGAGAACGGCctgaagaaaggaagtaagaagTCAGTCAGAAGTGAAGCTTTGGACTATATCCCTATAGACAGCCCAAAGGCCTCTGGGAAGAAAGGCAAACCCAAGAAAAAGGTGGACCAGCCAGATGGTGAAGGGCTGGCTgcgagaaggaagaaaaagaagaggaaagagagtgaAGTAAAGGAAGACCctgggcaggaggaagaagag GAGTCGGACACAGACCTGGAGGTAGTACTGGAAAAAAAAGGCAACATGGATGAGGCCTGCATAGATCAG cagaagatggcttccaccgcaggaggaagg GTGAGGCGGAAGGCCTTGCAAGAAGAGATTGATCGTGAGTCGGGCAAGACAGAGGCTTCAGAACCCAAGAAGTGGACG GGAACCCAGTTTGGCCAGTGGGACACTGCTGGttttgaaaatgaagaacagaagCTGAAATTCCTGAAGCTTATGGGTGGCTTTAAGCATCTTTCCCCATCATTCAGCCGCCCTCCCAGCATGTCTAGCAGGTCCAACATGGCCCTGGACAAGAAGTCTTCAGACACACTCCAGCAGAATCTCCAGCGGGACTATGACCGGGCCATGAGCTGGAAGTACAATCGTGGCACTGGCCTAGGCTTCTCCTCTGAGGCCCGCAAGGTCTTCTACATTGACCGGAACGCCTCCAAGTCTATCAAGTTGCAagattaa
- the Knop1 gene encoding lysine-rich nucleolar protein 1 isoform X5, with protein sequence MPRQEDHELQTSPDGMVTKTQRVDLGPQLPEKKKKKKKKKKVAAEVTDPETQYSVLNSNDYFVDGSPPRATSPSNNVGEGQVSEMPLGKRKKKKKSPSAHLRERLESEATGAGRKKSPSPKRQVREQSTECLSGEKKKKRRKSLPQATSQCSGLKTSLDPKHAEKVSKAGKKSKKHRKEKKVLNTEAFPPQDPWLCEAGDALHPCSEWAEAGEQAALGQKRKQGRSREHSMKKKKKKSHQEGDILPVHSKLSMENGLKKGSKKSVRSEALDYIPIDSPKASGKKGKPKKKVDQPDGEGLAARRKKKKRKESEVKEDPGQEEEEESDTDLEVVLEKKGNMDEACIDQKMASTAGGRVRRKALQEEIDRESGKTEASEPKKWTGTQFGQWDTAGFENEEQKLKFLKLMGGFKHLSPSFSRPPSMSSRSNMALDKKSSDTLQQNLQRDYDRAMSWKYNRGTGLGFSSEARKVFYIDRNASKSIKLQD encoded by the exons atgccgaggcaggaggatcacgagttgcAGACCAGCCCGGACG GAATGGTTACCAAGACTCAGAGAGTAGACCTGGGTCCCCAGCTcccagagaagaagaagaagaagaagaagaaaaagaaggtggCTGCAGAGGTCACAGATCCAGAGACTCAATACTCAGTCTTAAACAGTAATGATTATTTTGTTGATGGCTCTCCGCCAAGGGCCACGTCCCCCTCTAACAATGTGGGTGAAGGGCAGGTCTCTGAGATGCCACTGggcaagagaaagaagaaaaaaaagtcccctaGTGCTCACTTGAGGGAGCGCCTGGAGTCTGAGGCCACAGGAGCAGGACGGAAAAAGTCCCCCAGCCCTAAAAGGCAGGTCCGTGAGCAGTCAACAGAGTGCCTCagtggagagaagaaaaagaagaggaggaagtccTTACCACAGGCTACCTCCCAGTGCTCAGGGTTGAAGACCTCCCTAGACCCCAAGCATGCTGAGAAGGTAAGCAAAGCTGGTAAGAAGTCcaaaaaacacaggaaagaaaaaaaggttctGAACActgaagcctttcctccccaggacCCTTGGCTCTGTGAGGCTGGGGATGCTCTGCACCCATGCTCAGAGTGGGCAGAGGCCGGGGAGCAGGCAGCCTTGGGGCAGAAAAGGAAACAGGGGAGATCCAGAGAGCAcagcatgaagaagaaaaagaagaagagccaCCAAGAGGGAGACATCCTCCCAGTCCACTCCAAGCTCTCCATGGAGAACGGCctgaagaaaggaagtaagaagTCAGTCAGAAGTGAAGCTTTGGACTATATCCCTATAGACAGCCCAAAGGCCTCTGGGAAGAAAGGCAAACCCAAGAAAAAGGTGGACCAGCCAGATGGTGAAGGGCTGGCTgcgagaaggaagaaaaagaagaggaaagagagtgaAGTAAAGGAAGACCctgggcaggaggaagaagag GAGTCGGACACAGACCTGGAGGTAGTACTGGAAAAAAAAGGCAACATGGATGAGGCCTGCATAGATCAG aagatggcttccaccgcaggaggaagg GTGAGGCGGAAGGCCTTGCAAGAAGAGATTGATCGTGAGTCGGGCAAGACAGAGGCTTCAGAACCCAAGAAGTGGACG GGAACCCAGTTTGGCCAGTGGGACACTGCTGGttttgaaaatgaagaacagaagCTGAAATTCCTGAAGCTTATGGGTGGCTTTAAGCATCTTTCCCCATCATTCAGCCGCCCTCCCAGCATGTCTAGCAGGTCCAACATGGCCCTGGACAAGAAGTCTTCAGACACACTCCAGCAGAATCTCCAGCGGGACTATGACCGGGCCATGAGCTGGAAGTACAATCGTGGCACTGGCCTAGGCTTCTCCTCTGAGGCCCGCAAGGTCTTCTACATTGACCGGAACGCCTCCAAGTCTATCAAGTTGCAagattaa
- the Knop1 gene encoding lysine-rich nucleolar protein 1 isoform X4 — MPRQEDHELQTSPDGMVTKTQRVDLGPQLPEKKKKKKKKKKVAAEVTDPETQYSVLNSNDYFVDGSPPRATSPSNNVGEGQVSEMPLGKRKKKKKSPSAHLRERLESEATGAGRKKSPSPKRQVREQSTECLSGEKKKKRRKSLPQATSQCSGLKTSLDPKHAEKVSKAGKKSKKHRKEKKVLNTEAFPPQDPWLCEAGDALHPCSEWAEAGEQAALGQKRKQGRSREHSMKKKKKKSHQEGDILPVHSKLSMENGLKKGSKKSVRSEALDYIPIDSPKASGKKGKPKKKVDQPDGEGLAARRKKKKRKESEVKEDPGQEEEEESDTDLEVVLEKKGNMDEACIDQQKMASTAGGRVRRKALQEEIDRESGKTEASEPKKWTGTQFGQWDTAGFENEEQKLKFLKLMGGFKHLSPSFSRPPSMSSRSNMALDKKSSDTLQQNLQRDYDRAMSWKYNRGTGLGFSSEARKVFYIDRNASKSIKLQD; from the exons atgccgaggcaggaggatcacgagttgcAGACCAGCCCGGACG GAATGGTTACCAAGACTCAGAGAGTAGACCTGGGTCCCCAGCTcccagagaagaagaagaagaagaagaagaaaaagaaggtggCTGCAGAGGTCACAGATCCAGAGACTCAATACTCAGTCTTAAACAGTAATGATTATTTTGTTGATGGCTCTCCGCCAAGGGCCACGTCCCCCTCTAACAATGTGGGTGAAGGGCAGGTCTCTGAGATGCCACTGggcaagagaaagaagaaaaaaaagtcccctaGTGCTCACTTGAGGGAGCGCCTGGAGTCTGAGGCCACAGGAGCAGGACGGAAAAAGTCCCCCAGCCCTAAAAGGCAGGTCCGTGAGCAGTCAACAGAGTGCCTCagtggagagaagaaaaagaagaggaggaagtccTTACCACAGGCTACCTCCCAGTGCTCAGGGTTGAAGACCTCCCTAGACCCCAAGCATGCTGAGAAGGTAAGCAAAGCTGGTAAGAAGTCcaaaaaacacaggaaagaaaaaaaggttctGAACActgaagcctttcctccccaggacCCTTGGCTCTGTGAGGCTGGGGATGCTCTGCACCCATGCTCAGAGTGGGCAGAGGCCGGGGAGCAGGCAGCCTTGGGGCAGAAAAGGAAACAGGGGAGATCCAGAGAGCAcagcatgaagaagaaaaagaagaagagccaCCAAGAGGGAGACATCCTCCCAGTCCACTCCAAGCTCTCCATGGAGAACGGCctgaagaaaggaagtaagaagTCAGTCAGAAGTGAAGCTTTGGACTATATCCCTATAGACAGCCCAAAGGCCTCTGGGAAGAAAGGCAAACCCAAGAAAAAGGTGGACCAGCCAGATGGTGAAGGGCTGGCTgcgagaaggaagaaaaagaagaggaaagagagtgaAGTAAAGGAAGACCctgggcaggaggaagaagag GAGTCGGACACAGACCTGGAGGTAGTACTGGAAAAAAAAGGCAACATGGATGAGGCCTGCATAGATCAG cagaagatggcttccaccgcaggaggaagg GTGAGGCGGAAGGCCTTGCAAGAAGAGATTGATCGTGAGTCGGGCAAGACAGAGGCTTCAGAACCCAAGAAGTGGACG GGAACCCAGTTTGGCCAGTGGGACACTGCTGGttttgaaaatgaagaacagaagCTGAAATTCCTGAAGCTTATGGGTGGCTTTAAGCATCTTTCCCCATCATTCAGCCGCCCTCCCAGCATGTCTAGCAGGTCCAACATGGCCCTGGACAAGAAGTCTTCAGACACACTCCAGCAGAATCTCCAGCGGGACTATGACCGGGCCATGAGCTGGAAGTACAATCGTGGCACTGGCCTAGGCTTCTCCTCTGAGGCCCGCAAGGTCTTCTACATTGACCGGAACGCCTCCAAGTCTATCAAGTTGCAagattaa
- the Knop1 gene encoding lysine-rich nucleolar protein 1 isoform X2 → MHAVSITTVGTGRPRPGRRRPSRGRARNAKMTSGSRRRGRSRGQAWPAGGPGMVTKTQRVDLGPQLPEKKKKKKKKKKVAAEVTDPETQYSVLNSNDYFVDGSPPRATSPSNNVGEGQVSEMPLGKRKKKKKSPSAHLRERLESEATGAGRKKSPSPKRQVREQSTECLSGEKKKKRRKSLPQATSQCSGLKTSLDPKHAEKVSKAGKKSKKHRKEKKVLNTEAFPPQDPWLCEAGDALHPCSEWAEAGEQAALGQKRKQGRSREHSMKKKKKKSHQEGDILPVHSKLSMENGLKKGSKKSVRSEALDYIPIDSPKASGKKGKPKKKVDQPDGEGLAARRKKKKRKESEVKEDPGQEEEEESDTDLEVVLEKKGNMDEACIDQKMASTAGGRVRRKALQEEIDRESGKTEASEPKKWTGTQFGQWDTAGFENEEQKLKFLKLMGGFKHLSPSFSRPPSMSSRSNMALDKKSSDTLQQNLQRDYDRAMSWKYNRGTGLGFSSEARKVFYIDRNASKSIKLQD, encoded by the exons ATGCACGCGGTTTCCATAACAACCGTGGGCACCGGGAGGCCGCGACCCGGAAGAAGACGGCCCTCCCGGGGGCGTGCCAGAAACGCGAAGATGACTTCCGGGTCGCGGCGGCGCGGGCGCTCACGTGGGCAGGCCTGGCCCGCGGGTGGACCAG GAATGGTTACCAAGACTCAGAGAGTAGACCTGGGTCCCCAGCTcccagagaagaagaagaagaagaagaagaaaaagaaggtggCTGCAGAGGTCACAGATCCAGAGACTCAATACTCAGTCTTAAACAGTAATGATTATTTTGTTGATGGCTCTCCGCCAAGGGCCACGTCCCCCTCTAACAATGTGGGTGAAGGGCAGGTCTCTGAGATGCCACTGggcaagagaaagaagaaaaaaaagtcccctaGTGCTCACTTGAGGGAGCGCCTGGAGTCTGAGGCCACAGGAGCAGGACGGAAAAAGTCCCCCAGCCCTAAAAGGCAGGTCCGTGAGCAGTCAACAGAGTGCCTCagtggagagaagaaaaagaagaggaggaagtccTTACCACAGGCTACCTCCCAGTGCTCAGGGTTGAAGACCTCCCTAGACCCCAAGCATGCTGAGAAGGTAAGCAAAGCTGGTAAGAAGTCcaaaaaacacaggaaagaaaaaaaggttctGAACActgaagcctttcctccccaggacCCTTGGCTCTGTGAGGCTGGGGATGCTCTGCACCCATGCTCAGAGTGGGCAGAGGCCGGGGAGCAGGCAGCCTTGGGGCAGAAAAGGAAACAGGGGAGATCCAGAGAGCAcagcatgaagaagaaaaagaagaagagccaCCAAGAGGGAGACATCCTCCCAGTCCACTCCAAGCTCTCCATGGAGAACGGCctgaagaaaggaagtaagaagTCAGTCAGAAGTGAAGCTTTGGACTATATCCCTATAGACAGCCCAAAGGCCTCTGGGAAGAAAGGCAAACCCAAGAAAAAGGTGGACCAGCCAGATGGTGAAGGGCTGGCTgcgagaaggaagaaaaagaagaggaaagagagtgaAGTAAAGGAAGACCctgggcaggaggaagaagag GAGTCGGACACAGACCTGGAGGTAGTACTGGAAAAAAAAGGCAACATGGATGAGGCCTGCATAGATCAG aagatggcttccaccgcaggaggaagg GTGAGGCGGAAGGCCTTGCAAGAAGAGATTGATCGTGAGTCGGGCAAGACAGAGGCTTCAGAACCCAAGAAGTGGACG GGAACCCAGTTTGGCCAGTGGGACACTGCTGGttttgaaaatgaagaacagaagCTGAAATTCCTGAAGCTTATGGGTGGCTTTAAGCATCTTTCCCCATCATTCAGCCGCCCTCCCAGCATGTCTAGCAGGTCCAACATGGCCCTGGACAAGAAGTCTTCAGACACACTCCAGCAGAATCTCCAGCGGGACTATGACCGGGCCATGAGCTGGAAGTACAATCGTGGCACTGGCCTAGGCTTCTCCTCTGAGGCCCGCAAGGTCTTCTACATTGACCGGAACGCCTCCAAGTCTATCAAGTTGCAagattaa
- the Knop1 gene encoding lysine-rich nucleolar protein 1 isoform X3 — translation MHAVSITTVGTGRPRPGRRRPSRGRARNAKMTSGSRRRGRSRGQAWPAGGPGMVTKTQRVDLGPQLPEKKKKKKKKKKVAAEVTDPETQYSVLNSNDYFVDGSPPRATSPSNNVGEGQVSEMPLGKRKKKKKSPSAHLRERLESEATGAGRKKSPSPKRQVREQSTECLSGEKKKKRRKSLPQATSQCSGLKTSLDPKHAEKVSKAGKKSKKHRKEKKVLNTEAFPPQDPWLCEAGDALHPCSEWAEAGEQAALGQKRKQGRSREHSMKKKKKKSHQEGDILPVHSKLSMENGLKKGSKKSVRSEALDYIPIDSPKASGKKGKPKKKVDQPDGEGLAARRKKKKRKESEVKEDPGQEEEEESDTDLEVVLEKKGNMDEACIDQVRRKALQEEIDRESGKTEASEPKKWTGTQFGQWDTAGFENEEQKLKFLKLMGGFKHLSPSFSRPPSMSSRSNMALDKKSSDTLQQNLQRDYDRAMSWKYNRGTGLGFSSEARKVFYIDRNASKSIKLQD, via the exons ATGCACGCGGTTTCCATAACAACCGTGGGCACCGGGAGGCCGCGACCCGGAAGAAGACGGCCCTCCCGGGGGCGTGCCAGAAACGCGAAGATGACTTCCGGGTCGCGGCGGCGCGGGCGCTCACGTGGGCAGGCCTGGCCCGCGGGTGGACCAG GAATGGTTACCAAGACTCAGAGAGTAGACCTGGGTCCCCAGCTcccagagaagaagaagaagaagaagaagaaaaagaaggtggCTGCAGAGGTCACAGATCCAGAGACTCAATACTCAGTCTTAAACAGTAATGATTATTTTGTTGATGGCTCTCCGCCAAGGGCCACGTCCCCCTCTAACAATGTGGGTGAAGGGCAGGTCTCTGAGATGCCACTGggcaagagaaagaagaaaaaaaagtcccctaGTGCTCACTTGAGGGAGCGCCTGGAGTCTGAGGCCACAGGAGCAGGACGGAAAAAGTCCCCCAGCCCTAAAAGGCAGGTCCGTGAGCAGTCAACAGAGTGCCTCagtggagagaagaaaaagaagaggaggaagtccTTACCACAGGCTACCTCCCAGTGCTCAGGGTTGAAGACCTCCCTAGACCCCAAGCATGCTGAGAAGGTAAGCAAAGCTGGTAAGAAGTCcaaaaaacacaggaaagaaaaaaaggttctGAACActgaagcctttcctccccaggacCCTTGGCTCTGTGAGGCTGGGGATGCTCTGCACCCATGCTCAGAGTGGGCAGAGGCCGGGGAGCAGGCAGCCTTGGGGCAGAAAAGGAAACAGGGGAGATCCAGAGAGCAcagcatgaagaagaaaaagaagaagagccaCCAAGAGGGAGACATCCTCCCAGTCCACTCCAAGCTCTCCATGGAGAACGGCctgaagaaaggaagtaagaagTCAGTCAGAAGTGAAGCTTTGGACTATATCCCTATAGACAGCCCAAAGGCCTCTGGGAAGAAAGGCAAACCCAAGAAAAAGGTGGACCAGCCAGATGGTGAAGGGCTGGCTgcgagaaggaagaaaaagaagaggaaagagagtgaAGTAAAGGAAGACCctgggcaggaggaagaagag GAGTCGGACACAGACCTGGAGGTAGTACTGGAAAAAAAAGGCAACATGGATGAGGCCTGCATAGATCAG GTGAGGCGGAAGGCCTTGCAAGAAGAGATTGATCGTGAGTCGGGCAAGACAGAGGCTTCAGAACCCAAGAAGTGGACG GGAACCCAGTTTGGCCAGTGGGACACTGCTGGttttgaaaatgaagaacagaagCTGAAATTCCTGAAGCTTATGGGTGGCTTTAAGCATCTTTCCCCATCATTCAGCCGCCCTCCCAGCATGTCTAGCAGGTCCAACATGGCCCTGGACAAGAAGTCTTCAGACACACTCCAGCAGAATCTCCAGCGGGACTATGACCGGGCCATGAGCTGGAAGTACAATCGTGGCACTGGCCTAGGCTTCTCCTCTGAGGCCCGCAAGGTCTTCTACATTGACCGGAACGCCTCCAAGTCTATCAAGTTGCAagattaa
- the Knop1 gene encoding lysine-rich nucleolar protein 1 isoform X1: MHAVSITTVGTGRPRPGRRRPSRGRARNAKMTSGSRRRGRSRGQAWPAGGPGMVTKTQRVDLGPQLPEKKKKKKKKKKVAAEVTDPETQYSVLNSNDYFVDGSPPRATSPSNNVGEGQVSEMPLGKRKKKKKSPSAHLRERLESEATGAGRKKSPSPKRQVREQSTECLSGEKKKKRRKSLPQATSQCSGLKTSLDPKHAEKVSKAGKKSKKHRKEKKVLNTEAFPPQDPWLCEAGDALHPCSEWAEAGEQAALGQKRKQGRSREHSMKKKKKKSHQEGDILPVHSKLSMENGLKKGSKKSVRSEALDYIPIDSPKASGKKGKPKKKVDQPDGEGLAARRKKKKRKESEVKEDPGQEEEEESDTDLEVVLEKKGNMDEACIDQQKMASTAGGRVRRKALQEEIDRESGKTEASEPKKWTGTQFGQWDTAGFENEEQKLKFLKLMGGFKHLSPSFSRPPSMSSRSNMALDKKSSDTLQQNLQRDYDRAMSWKYNRGTGLGFSSEARKVFYIDRNASKSIKLQD; encoded by the exons ATGCACGCGGTTTCCATAACAACCGTGGGCACCGGGAGGCCGCGACCCGGAAGAAGACGGCCCTCCCGGGGGCGTGCCAGAAACGCGAAGATGACTTCCGGGTCGCGGCGGCGCGGGCGCTCACGTGGGCAGGCCTGGCCCGCGGGTGGACCAG GAATGGTTACCAAGACTCAGAGAGTAGACCTGGGTCCCCAGCTcccagagaagaagaagaagaagaagaagaaaaagaaggtggCTGCAGAGGTCACAGATCCAGAGACTCAATACTCAGTCTTAAACAGTAATGATTATTTTGTTGATGGCTCTCCGCCAAGGGCCACGTCCCCCTCTAACAATGTGGGTGAAGGGCAGGTCTCTGAGATGCCACTGggcaagagaaagaagaaaaaaaagtcccctaGTGCTCACTTGAGGGAGCGCCTGGAGTCTGAGGCCACAGGAGCAGGACGGAAAAAGTCCCCCAGCCCTAAAAGGCAGGTCCGTGAGCAGTCAACAGAGTGCCTCagtggagagaagaaaaagaagaggaggaagtccTTACCACAGGCTACCTCCCAGTGCTCAGGGTTGAAGACCTCCCTAGACCCCAAGCATGCTGAGAAGGTAAGCAAAGCTGGTAAGAAGTCcaaaaaacacaggaaagaaaaaaaggttctGAACActgaagcctttcctccccaggacCCTTGGCTCTGTGAGGCTGGGGATGCTCTGCACCCATGCTCAGAGTGGGCAGAGGCCGGGGAGCAGGCAGCCTTGGGGCAGAAAAGGAAACAGGGGAGATCCAGAGAGCAcagcatgaagaagaaaaagaagaagagccaCCAAGAGGGAGACATCCTCCCAGTCCACTCCAAGCTCTCCATGGAGAACGGCctgaagaaaggaagtaagaagTCAGTCAGAAGTGAAGCTTTGGACTATATCCCTATAGACAGCCCAAAGGCCTCTGGGAAGAAAGGCAAACCCAAGAAAAAGGTGGACCAGCCAGATGGTGAAGGGCTGGCTgcgagaaggaagaaaaagaagaggaaagagagtgaAGTAAAGGAAGACCctgggcaggaggaagaagag GAGTCGGACACAGACCTGGAGGTAGTACTGGAAAAAAAAGGCAACATGGATGAGGCCTGCATAGATCAG cagaagatggcttccaccgcaggaggaagg GTGAGGCGGAAGGCCTTGCAAGAAGAGATTGATCGTGAGTCGGGCAAGACAGAGGCTTCAGAACCCAAGAAGTGGACG GGAACCCAGTTTGGCCAGTGGGACACTGCTGGttttgaaaatgaagaacagaagCTGAAATTCCTGAAGCTTATGGGTGGCTTTAAGCATCTTTCCCCATCATTCAGCCGCCCTCCCAGCATGTCTAGCAGGTCCAACATGGCCCTGGACAAGAAGTCTTCAGACACACTCCAGCAGAATCTCCAGCGGGACTATGACCGGGCCATGAGCTGGAAGTACAATCGTGGCACTGGCCTAGGCTTCTCCTCTGAGGCCCGCAAGGTCTTCTACATTGACCGGAACGCCTCCAAGTCTATCAAGTTGCAagattaa
- the Knop1 gene encoding lysine-rich nucleolar protein 1 isoform X7: MHAVSITTVGTGRPRPGRRRPSRGRARNAKMTSGSRRRGRSRGQAWPAGGPGMVTKTQRVDLGPQLPEKKKKKKKKKKVAAEVTDPETQYSVLNSNDYFVDGSPPRATSPSNNVGEGQVSEMPLGKRKKKKKSPSAHLRERLESEATGAGRKKSPSPKRQVREQSTECLSGEKKKKRRKSLPQATSQCSGLKTSLDPKHAEKVSKAGKKSKKHRKEKKVLNTEAFPPQDPWLCEAGDALHPCSEWAEAGEQAALGQKRKQGRSREHSMKKKKKKSHQEGDILPVHSKLSMENGLKKGSKKSVRSEALDYIPIDSPKASGKKGKPKKKVDQPDGEGLAARRKKKKRKESEVKEDPGQEEEEESDTDLEVVLEKKGNMDEACIDQQKMASTAGGRVRRKALQEEIDRESGKTEASEPKKWTVGLLWLA; encoded by the exons ATGCACGCGGTTTCCATAACAACCGTGGGCACCGGGAGGCCGCGACCCGGAAGAAGACGGCCCTCCCGGGGGCGTGCCAGAAACGCGAAGATGACTTCCGGGTCGCGGCGGCGCGGGCGCTCACGTGGGCAGGCCTGGCCCGCGGGTGGACCAG GAATGGTTACCAAGACTCAGAGAGTAGACCTGGGTCCCCAGCTcccagagaagaagaagaagaagaagaagaaaaagaaggtggCTGCAGAGGTCACAGATCCAGAGACTCAATACTCAGTCTTAAACAGTAATGATTATTTTGTTGATGGCTCTCCGCCAAGGGCCACGTCCCCCTCTAACAATGTGGGTGAAGGGCAGGTCTCTGAGATGCCACTGggcaagagaaagaagaaaaaaaagtcccctaGTGCTCACTTGAGGGAGCGCCTGGAGTCTGAGGCCACAGGAGCAGGACGGAAAAAGTCCCCCAGCCCTAAAAGGCAGGTCCGTGAGCAGTCAACAGAGTGCCTCagtggagagaagaaaaagaagaggaggaagtccTTACCACAGGCTACCTCCCAGTGCTCAGGGTTGAAGACCTCCCTAGACCCCAAGCATGCTGAGAAGGTAAGCAAAGCTGGTAAGAAGTCcaaaaaacacaggaaagaaaaaaaggttctGAACActgaagcctttcctccccaggacCCTTGGCTCTGTGAGGCTGGGGATGCTCTGCACCCATGCTCAGAGTGGGCAGAGGCCGGGGAGCAGGCAGCCTTGGGGCAGAAAAGGAAACAGGGGAGATCCAGAGAGCAcagcatgaagaagaaaaagaagaagagccaCCAAGAGGGAGACATCCTCCCAGTCCACTCCAAGCTCTCCATGGAGAACGGCctgaagaaaggaagtaagaagTCAGTCAGAAGTGAAGCTTTGGACTATATCCCTATAGACAGCCCAAAGGCCTCTGGGAAGAAAGGCAAACCCAAGAAAAAGGTGGACCAGCCAGATGGTGAAGGGCTGGCTgcgagaaggaagaaaaagaagaggaaagagagtgaAGTAAAGGAAGACCctgggcaggaggaagaagag GAGTCGGACACAGACCTGGAGGTAGTACTGGAAAAAAAAGGCAACATGGATGAGGCCTGCATAGATCAG cagaagatggcttccaccgcaggaggaagg GTGAGGCGGAAGGCCTTGCAAGAAGAGATTGATCGTGAGTCGGGCAAGACAGAGGCTTCAGAACCCAAGAAGTGGACGGTGGGTTTGCTGTGGTTGGCTTGA